The window TCTTTGCTCTTTTGGGTATCACGGCACTCGATTTTTGTTGTATGGATGTGTAGACCACATGGTGAGGATAATAGAGGTTAAGTTTTGGAAATTTCAAAGGTTGGGATTGATTATGGGCTCTCTGCACCCTCTTGGTCTTTTTGGTGCTTGCACTGCAATCTGGATATTGTCAGGCTTCGACAAAAAGGGGGTTTTCAATCTTGTCTATGGCATCTATACTGATTTCTTAGGCATTATGGGTTTCCTCGACTTTGCACTTAACTGTTCCCTTCTTTCCTTTGCTTGCAACCATGAGCAGTGACTTCTTCTTTTCGTGGAGCGATCATGTTTTGTCTATTTGAGCTGAGGTTTCTTTAGTTCATTCTTTTGTGAGTATCGGGATTTTCATTCAGTTCTCTTCCCTAATGGTCCCTTTTCACTTTGTTGAAACTACTGTTGCATTGAAGTTTCCCAGCTAGGATTGTATTCTCACCAGTGTGTTAAATTCTGCTGCGATGAAGTTTTTACTCCAGATGCTTATGTTCTTCGCTGATTCAACCGATGAGTTGTGTCTTATGGTTATGGACACCCGATAAGTACGGCCAATTTTGAATCCTTTGATAGCGCCATGAAGTGTCTCTCTACTTTTGGTCTTCTCTTTCTATTTTCTGTTGGTTATCACGCCACTTGTCTGCTCTTTTTTGTTGGATGGATGTGTAGATCGTATGGTGATGGTAACAAAGGTTGAGATTTGGAAATTTCGAAGGTTGGTATCCAATATGCGTTTCCCTGCACCCTCTTGGTCTTTTTGGTGCTTGCACTGCAATCTGGATTTGTCCGTGCTTCGACAAAAAGGGGGTTTTCAATCTTGTCTATGGCATCTCTAGTGATTTCTTAGGTGGCATGGGTTTCCTCGACTTTGCACTTAACTGTTCCCTTCTTTCCTTTGCTTGCAGCCATGAGCAGTGACGACTTCTTTTCGTGGAGCGATCATGTTTTGTCTATTTGAGCTGAGGTTTCTTTAGTTCATTCTTTTACGAGTATCGGGATTTTCATTCAGTTCTCTTCCCTAATGACCTTTTCACTTTGTTGAAACTACTGTTGTATTAAAGTTTCTCAGCTAGGATAATATTCTCACCAGTGTGTTATATTCTGCTGCGATGAAGTTTTTACTCCAGATGCTTATCTTCTTCGATGGTTCAACCGATGACGGTGACAAAGCACTTGACTTGTCCCTTCTCTCTTCTTTCTGTGCTTGCAGCCATTGGGTTCCACAGAGCAGTGAATTACCCTTTTTGGGAGCGGCCTTGTTTGTACATTTGTGTTGAGATTTCTTTAGTTCAGTCTTTTATGAGCATCGAGATTTTCAATTCAGTTTTCATGGCTAaattctcctttttctctttgtCAAAACTACTGTTGTGTGGAGGTTTAACTGAGATAATATTTTTCACCGGTGTGTTGTATTCTGCTGCCATAAGGTTCTTATTCCAGATGCTTATGTTCTTCGATGATCCAACTGATGAAGTCTCTTATAGTTATGGACAGCTGATAAGCACTCAGTCATTTTCTGATAGCACTGTAAAGTGCTCCTCCACTTATGGTCTTCTAGCCTACTTATCTTCTCTGCTTCCAGTTTCTTTTGGTTATCACTCAATTTGTTTTATATTTGTTGTATGGATGTGTAGCCATATGGTGACAGTTACAGAGGTTATGAGATGGAAATTTCAGAGGTTGGTACCCAGTATGCATTCCTCTGGACCCTCTTGGTATTTTTGGTGCTTGCTCTGCAATCCGGATATTGTTAGGTTTAGACTGAAAGGCGGTTTTTCAATCTTGTCTATGGCATATTTAGTGATTTCTAGGTGGTTTGGGTTTGGTCAGCTTTGGACTTAACTGTTCCCTTCTTTCTGTGCTTGCAGCCATGGGTCTCATAGAGCAGTGAAGTATTCTTTTCATGGAGCGGGCCTTGTTTGTCCACGTGTGTTCATGTTTCTTTAGTTCAGTCTTCTATCAGTATCAagattttcagttcagttttctTCCCTAATCAGAGTTCTTCCCTTCTCTTCTTTGTCAAAACTGTTGATGTATGGAAGTTCTCAACttatgtagttttttttttttcccacttaTGTGTGTTGTGTTCTGCTACCATACCTTTTTAGGTACGTAGATTGTATATATTAAGAAAAGGGGAAAGCTTAGGACCAAGCTGGTGCTAAGACCTAACAGAAATTTGTGATCATTCTAACAAAAACACAGATTCTGCTGCCATTTTTAGTTTTTGGTCTAGATACTTTGCTTATGTTCCTTGATGACCCTGATGAGGTCCCTGATGGTCCATACTTATGGACATTTGGTAAGTACTCAAAAGTCGCTTCTGGATCTTCGGTAGCCCTGTACAGTGTTCTTCTCTCTTGGTGTTCTTGCTGTTTTTCTTCTGCTTCTGTTCTCTTTTGTGTATCATGCCAGCTTGATTCTTTTGGTGGATGGATGTGTGGTGACAGTTATAGTGGATTAGATTTGcaaaattaaaaggttggtgTCCAGTGTGTGTTCCTGTGCCGCATGTTTCTTGGCCATTTTTGTGCTTGCACTGCAATTTGGATATTATCAGGGCTTTGAGAAAGGGAGTTTTAGTTTGTATGGGTCTCACCTGCTTTGTCAACTGAACTGCATTCCCTTCTTTTTGTGCCACTGTTAGGTCTTACAGATCTTTTCATGGAGTGGCGTTTGTCAATTTGCGTCGAGGTTTCTTTAGTTAATGCTTTTAATGAGTATTGAGATTTTTGATTCAGATTGCATCCCTGATCTCTGGTTACCTTCTTCTGTCAAAACTGCTGATATGTGGAGTTCTCAACTAAGATACTAGTGTATTTTGTATTATGCTGGCGTTTTTAGTTTTTAGTCCAGATGTTTCCTTGATGATTCAACTGATGAGATCCCTGGTGGTTATGGATACCTGATAAATTTTGGATCTTTTGATAGTGTCTATGAAAACTTTGGATCTTTTGCTACTTTTGGTGTTCCCCTATTTTCTTCCCCACTTCCGTTTTCTCTTATGTATCATGCCACTTGATTTGCTTTTGTTGGATAGATGTTTGTAGAGCACATGGTGTGTGATACATTCGATTGCAAATTTCAGAGGTTGGTGCCCAATGTGCACTTGTATACCCTGTTTCTTGGCGATTTTGGTGCTTGCACTGCCATCTGGATATTATCAGGGCTTCGACATAAAGGGGGTTTTGAATCTTGTGTGGCGTCTCTAGTGGTATTGGTTTCGTCAGCTTTGGACTTAATTGTTCCCTTCTTTCTGTGCTTGCAGCTGTTGGGTCTTATAGAGCAGTGAATTCTCCTCATGGAGCGTCCTTGTTTGCAGATCTCTAGTGATTTGCTTGGAGGTTTTCTCCTTAATCAGAGTGGTTCCCTTCTCTCTTTGTCAGAACTGCTGTTTTATGTAAGATCTCAACTAAGATTATTCTTTTCACATTTGTGTATAATATATCTTCTGCCATTCTTAGCTACTAGTCCAGATGTTTATGTTCTCCAATTAGTTTATGTTCTCCAATTATCCAAGTGTTGAGATCTCTTACCTGTCTTACAGTAATGGACATCTCATTAGTAAAACTCAATTCTGGGTCTTTTTATAGCGTACAGTGCTCCTCTACCTTTATTGTTCTTGCTCTTCTTCTCTGCTTCCGTGCTTTTATAATCACACAGGCTTGATTTTGTTTGTTGGGTGGATGGATGTGTATACCACATAGTGAGCGCTAATGAGGAGTAAATTTGGGAATTGCAATGATGTTCCAGTATTCGTTGCTGTGCGTGCTGCTTCTTGGTCTTTTTGGTGCTTGCATGCGATCTGGGTATTTTCAGGCTTCAAGAAAGGGGTTTCTTTTCAATCTTGGCTCTTATATCTGTAGATTTTCTACCTTGGGTTTCGCCAGCGTTTCACTTGACTGTTCCCTTTCCATGCTTGCAGCTGTTGGGTCTTAGAGCTGCGAATTCTACTTCTCATGGAGCGGCTTGTTTGTCAGTTTGTGTTGAGGTTCCTGTAGTGCATGCTTCAGTCAGTGAAGAGTCTCAATTCAGTTGTCCTCAGAGGTCCCCTTCTCTCACCATACTGAAGTTATGTGCACTCTAAGTAGTTTCTTTACTTAGGAAAAGTTGACATGTCCATGGAGGCGGGTATATGATCATTGCTATTCAATTTTAGGTTCTCTTATTGGGTGATTTAGATCCATAACCTATTGTTTGTATTTTAAGGTAGGTATATTGTAGATTTCATTGATTTATTGTCTCTATTTTTAGATTTCATCGGTTTTGATCAATCAATTTCTAAAAGCTAAGGGTTTAGACTGCTCATGATTTTTGATCAGTTGACTTGCGGATTGGGCATTCAAACTATTTGCTGTTTTGTAGAATTTCTCAATTAAATCTAGTGTTCTTGTCAAAGTTCCTTTTGCTGCCATTTTTATTGATCTTTCGATGGTTCAGAGACGGAGGCTGGGACAGTTCTGGGTGCGTGATTAAATATTGAATTATGCATCTTTGCTAGCAGTGTGTAGAGCACTTGCCTGCATTTGGTGTTCTCGCTAATGTCTTGGGTAGTCGTGTAAGTAAAGTGATCGTCTACATTTGGTGGTCATGCATTTATCTTTTCTTGTCTGTTTTCTTTTGTATATCACACTAGCTTGTTTTTATTTGTCGAATATCTGGTAGGCCACAAGGCGACCATAATAAAAAATTAGTTTTCCGAAGGGCAATATCCAGATGCGCTCCTGCGGAAGACCTGTGTCCTTATCCATTCGACAATGGACGCTTTCCATTTTGATTCTTTCTTCGTACTTTTAActtttttgtttgaaaaaaaaattaaaaaaaattgtagggTTCTTTCGAACAAATTCAAGACAAAGAACTTTTTAGTACTCATACTCAGTGTGGTTTGTATCGGTTTTTGAGGAAAATGGAGTTTTGCATCTCGTCTGTGGGATTTCTAGTGATCTCTTTGGTTGTATAGGGTTTGCCAGCTATGTACTTAACCGGGCTTCCTGAAGAAGATTCTGTTGATTCATTTCTAGATCTAATCGATACCTTATTGATTTAGTATCGTCTACTCGAATAGATTCGAATGAGATGTAAGACAAGGCATGTGCATCTCGTCTGTAGGATTTCTAGTGATCTCTTTGGTTGTATAGGGTTTGCCAGCTATGTACTTAACCGGGCTTCAGTGCGTTCAGTCACCGGGTCATACAGCAGTGAGGGTCTTTCAGTTCTTGTTTTAACAGAGCAGCATGTATCATTGTTGGTTGGTGAGTTCCTCAGCCTTATCCTCGCTTTAAGATTTGCTTTAACTCAATACTATGGCGATCAATTCAATTTCTTTCCTGATGTGACTGCGTCGTAAAGGTGGTTCTGTTCTAGTATATATTTTGCAACATTTAGCATTCTTCCTTCTGTAAGTTTGTTCAAAAAATTTAACTTTCGCTTTGAACTTTAAAATGTAAATATGTCTGTATCTTAACATTCAATATTAACTAGAAAATAGAtagaaacaaaaaatattttgctATCTGTTGTGTCTAATTCTTCACTTGGGTCGATTTCTAACCATGAAATTCACTCTTGCTAAAAATCACAGAAAATCGGAACTTTAATCATACTCAAGTATTCTAACATTCAATATTAGCGATTTCTAATCACGAAATTCACCCTTGCTAAAAATCACAGAAAATCGGAACTTTAATCATACTCAAGTATGTTGCAAAATATTTCAGTTTCTGTATTTATTATAACTTAATCATACTTAAGTATGTTGCAAAATATTTCAGTTTCTAACATTCAATATTAACTAGAAAATAGATAGAAACAAAAAATATTTGCTATCTGTTTGTGTCTAATTCTTCACTTGGGTCGGTTTCTAATCATGACATTTGCCCTTACTAAAAATCACAGAAAATTGGAACTTTAATCATACTCTTAAAGGAAGTGAACTTTATTTTTCATTGAATTGGGTGAGCAATGTGTCACCAAAATTACAATACTAGAAAAAATGTTAATATGTTACTGGGTACGTATTTTCATTGGCACTTCCATTATTGTACCGCCAAAATCTGTTTTTAACCTCATTGCAATCCTCACTTctttaaaactaaaaaaaattctATTTCTTTTCAAGTGTTGCTATGATGACAATATTTCAGACAgcttgattttagtaaatatttttcaATTCTAATATGGTTCGTGTTTTAATCTGCCAATCGTAGGATATATGGGTAGTGTCTTAATCTCCCTCTTTTAACATTTTAACTCTAATTCATTTCTCCAACTATGATCTCTATAATACATCTACTGCCCATTATCGATTCTTTCGTAAtaagttctattttttttttttttttgggtggtgaAGGGAGAGTCCCAATTGGTAGAAAAAAACCCACAACCCCTTGGGGTTATCCTATCCTACACTtggaagaagaagtagaaaaagaaTTCTTGTGTAGGCAGGTCATACCATCCATACATAGTGTTTTGATATAATATTTCAATTCTTCCAGTGTTTCAGCATTAACATATTCTTCCATTGACTATTCAACAAAAAGTTTAATATAATATGATATAAACAATATGATAATTTTAGGTCGGTATCCCATCTCGAGCAACAAATAATATCAAACGTATGCCATATCAAATTAAGTTTTGATCAGAACTTAATCAATTGTTCTTTTAAATAATTGCATTGTCGAGGTTGGTTGCTTCTTTCTGAATATCAAGTCCCTGCTtctctttttgtttgttttcatCTGAAGAGATTGAGAATATAGGACCTTTGACTGAAGTTTTTCTTTAAAATCTCACATTGAAGTTTGGTTTGCAGTCTCATATCTTTCTTAGCAATCATGTGAGGTTGCTTATGTtacgaatttaaaaaaaaaatgtggtccTAATAACATTCCTGTGTCCCAAATGGATTGGTTAAATTGGGAAGTGAAGGTATTTAGGATACTTAAAAAGGTGGACATAATAAGTTGATTAGGTGATGCTTATGCCTCTCCTTTGTTGGTAGGATCATATTTTGAATTCAAATATCACATAGATGTAAGCGGAGAGTATAAAAAGGAACGGAAACAATATACCTTGGTAGTTTGCTGGTGAAAATTGTCTTAACTAATTTAGTTTCAATACTGATAGTACTGGTTTGGCTGTTGCAAAATTTGATTTCATGTTACATATTTGTTCTCATTTTCACAGATATTTCCTGAATAAGAAAATTTGATTTCTGGATATCATATTTAGTTATCGCAAGGTGCTATGAAACTGTGAACGAGGGTTTTTGGACTGCAACTTTGTGATGGTATGAATTTTGAGATAGATACATTGACTCACTTACTGGGTCACTACACATTCACCCCGTGGGAGATCTCTTAAAAAGACTCGGACTAATTACAGCTTACATTTCTTTACTGGAGGTATCAAATTATAGGTGAGATATCCTTGGCTCGAACAGGCATTTGTGGTTTTTCAATTTTGTCGAAGATTTGAATAGTGAAATTAGATGACAATTAGTACGGTTTTGAGGGAAGGAATTGGACCATCTATTGCGTGACTTTCTCATATTTTATACGTGTGACACATGTTCCTCTTAGTGCTCTAAGTAAAGCTCTAAGGTATTGTTCTGGGTCAGAGCTGTGGTATTTTTACTTTTTAGCTGATAACTATCCTGTCATTTGAAGTCCTGGTTTGGGCTAACTAGTGAACCATATTCTTTTCTCTGTGGAGTGCGTTACTGTCCAGCTTTTTGAAATCTGCTGGCTTTTCCTTGGATGATGAGGTGTCATATCACAATTCGTATCCGCTGTTGTTGATTCCTGTCCTGGACGGGCAGGGAATAGTATATGCCCTAGGGAATTTGAAGTTTGCTGGGGGCTTGCTGCACCAGTATTTGGATGATTGCTTAGGTAACATGGCTGTTTGTACAAAAGCCTCTTACTGTGAGGTAAATGATGGGAACTTGGAAAGGACATAATGCCATGTGATCTTTTGTAGGAAGTGTATCCCCTAAGCTTAGGGTTATGTCCTGAAGGAGTCCACCATATCCGCTGTTGTGGAAGGATACCAGCACTAAGGATATACCTTCAAGTAAAAGGAATGAAAGAAAAAGGACGACAATTTATGGGTTTTGCTAGTTCGATAGACAAGGATGTGGAGGAATGGGAATGTGCTTTTATTGTATCTTATTTTGAGAACCTTCATGTGGTATATGTGCAACACCCAAGTCTGGTAGATCAGTTGGCACCCGGGGAAGGTAATAACTTCAATTTACTTTTTATTTCCTGCATCTACTAAAGCAAGATACTGTGGATTGATTTTGTTGCTTTAAACAAGATCTGATGATGTTGGAAGTGATCTTCTTGGCAGATAGATTCACTAGTGAGATTCTGCTTTCTTCTGTTGGTTTTGCGGGATATTCTATGGTTTTCTTCAATCCTTGTTTTGTAGGTTTGTGGATATTTTCCTTTAGGTGTTGTGGAAAGTAGCGTATGCAGTGCCTTAATTATTTTTTCGGCAGAATTATTGAGTCTGCTCCAGTCTCCAATTAAAATTTTGAGAATTTTCAGGATAATGAAATGTTTGCACAGTATTGTAGCACAATTACTTGTTTTCACCAATGATGGAATGTTTCCAACAGTAGTGTAACAATGACTATGAATTTCTATTCAGACTCGTGTAATTTTGTCCTTCAATATTTTCAGTTATGAATGTCACTTAGAAGGTCATTGCAAAGTCTGAATCTTATCGGTTCAATTTTTTATTGATTCGTGAATTTATCCTAGATTATCTCCTAGGTAGTCCCGTTTCTCTTTATATCCCAGGTACAGTTGACCTACATCCACGCTCAACAATTCCAGAAAATTGTTCCTTTTAACCCAGTCTGTTCTTCCCAATCTCTGTTCCTTTTATAATCTATCTTATTTCCAGGTTGTTCCTTGGCTCTGTGTCTTGATTGCATTTGAGTTGATGCATGTTATTGAAGTCTTGTTTTATTTTTCAATATGATCTTGTCTTGTCTTGGCACCAAACTCCTTCCTGTTCCTTTTGTGGTTTTGGTCTAATTGTTGCTACATTTTTGCTTAATTGACCCCTGTAACTCCGCCTGTCAAATCAGCCGGTCCCCAGCCCGGATTAAGGAGGAGGGAAGGTGTCAAGTGTGCAGTTAGTTGCCCATTCACTGTTTCCCCTTATTGTCTTGACCAATTCGGATGGAACATGTGCTCCCTAATTCTgatatttgtatttttatttatgTGTGATAACAGTTAAATATCGATTATCAGGAATGTTGTGGCTGCTACATGAATGTCTTGAGATGGTTTTGGGGCTTGTATTGGAAAGTTGATAGAGAAGATTCAGGCAGGTGGTCTTGGTTATCATGCTATTGATAATATAGAAATTGTGATCACTTAATTTCTTACGTCCTCAGTGGGGAAAATTCATCAATTCTTTGATGATCTAGGTGATCACAATCTCAGTGTTGCATTTGCTGTGATTTTGTTGATGATCCACTTCACACTGGAAATATTGTTTTTATGTATTTGGCTTCGAGCTCAATATCAACTAGAGGTTAGCCCGGCATTGTATATGTGTCTATTCAAGAACCATGTGAATTTCTTTTCTACGTAGTTGATGAACCGGTACCTCAAAATACAGCTAATAGTCCTTGCGTGGCGCAGTATGGTGTACTCTTTAGCTGTTTGCTGTTGCTACTGGGTTTTCATGGATGCTGCAAACCACATCTGCATACCAGGTTGCAATGGTAAAGTACTTGGAATAGTTGGGCAAGTTTCTGATGACGTGTGAGGTTCCAATGCGTGTAGGCGGCCTCCAACCTGTTTTCTTCCATGTCCACCTTCACATGGGAAAATTGTTTCACTAATAATGTCTATAGATGATTTCCTTCTTGCTGAAATATAATACTAATTTTTAATATTTGTGCACTCGAGGTGTGAgctagagcccatttggattggcttataagctgtggTTTGCCATTTTAAAGTTATTTAagccatttttaacttatttaagTGTGTggcaaaaatagaaaataacttaaattaagttaataagtgcttaaaataagtcaaaaacaAGAAGTTGCTCAATCCCAACTTAAAGTCAAtttggcttaaaagccattttggtttgaccaacaactttacccttttatccgttatattttctgttaatttcaaTACTGTTTTTACTTCTAAAAATCATTTaaacacttttatccaaacacgtaactgcttatttataaaatttagCACTTAAAAGTACTTTAAGTACTTTTACTTTActtaaaagccactttttttcagctaatccaaacgggctcctagtgGTAAATTAAGCGAGTTGACAATAATGAAAGGTTTCAGGTTCAAATCCTAGCAGAGGTAAAAATACTAGGTGATTTTTATCATTTGTCCTACGGACAGAGTTATTTTTTGCCTGTGTTTGTAGGAGGCAGTGTGTACCTGCGGGATTAGTTGAGGTGCGTGTAAATTGACCCCGTATCACCACGAAATAACAGAAACTTTCCCTATAATATTTGCTATGTGCTTGTGAGGTTTTGTAGATGATGCAAACTTTACCTGAAAATATCATTTGCAGCGGTGATGAAACTTTTTATCGTCGGCAAGATTgtggtatttttttttctttcatgtcACTCCTACGTTCACCTTTGTGTTGGGAAATCATTTCGTTAATGATGTCTCGAGGTGACTTAATATTCAACTAAATAAGAGGTGGTTCGTGTCTATTAAAGGATCTTGTGAATTTCTCTTCTCGATAGTTAGTGCCCCTTATATATCCTCATTCTCTTTAAAAGTTTATTACTATAGCTTGTGTGTGTTTTCATGAATGCTGCAGAGTGCTCTCACTGCACACCCCAATGTCAGTTTGCAATGGTAATTAACAGTGTGGTAACCTCCTGGAAATGAGGTGTGTATGATGTTTGTGTTGTTTTCATTGATGTTGCAGATAATTTTCAAAATTGATATACAACGCTGTGGCAAATGGTAGTATTTGGCCTTAAAGAGTTGAG is drawn from Lycium barbarum isolate Lr01 chromosome 8, ASM1917538v2, whole genome shotgun sequence and contains these coding sequences:
- the LOC132606379 gene encoding uncharacterized protein LOC132606379; translated protein: MISCVRLVPNVHLYTLFLGDFGACTAIWILSGLRHKGGFESCVASLVISSDLLGGFLLNQSGSLLSLSELLFYEVYPLSLGLCPEGVHHIRCCGRIPALRIYLQVKGMKEKGRQFMGFASSIDKDVEEWECAFIVSYFENLHVVYVQHPSLVDQLAPGEVKYRLSGMLWLLHECLEMVLGLVLES